The proteins below are encoded in one region of Roseovarius bejariae:
- a CDS encoding response regulator transcription factor has protein sequence MEEKTVLLVEDEDNIALALEHLIGRQGYRLRRVADGDLAMAAITEAQPDLVVLDVMLPGSSGYEICQSIRRDATLAGTKVLMMTARGGEVERRKGLALGADAFLTKPFATSDLTDQIKTLLEEGPDA, from the coding sequence ATGGAGGAGAAAACCGTTCTGCTGGTAGAGGACGAGGATAACATCGCCCTCGCGCTTGAACATTTGATCGGACGTCAGGGGTATCGCCTGCGCCGGGTGGCGGATGGCGATCTGGCCATGGCGGCGATCACCGAGGCGCAACCCGACCTGGTCGTTCTCGATGTGATGCTCCCGGGCAGTTCGGGGTATGAAATTTGCCAATCCATTCGTCGTGATGCCACGCTCGCCGGGACCAAGGTTTTGATGATGACCGCGCGGGGTGGCGAGGTCGAGCGGCGCAAGGGGTTGGCGCTTGGCGCCGACGCGTTTTTGACCAAGCCCTTTGCCACATCGGACCTCACAGACCAGATCAAGACGCTTCTGGAGGAGGGGCCCGATGCGTGA
- a CDS encoding DUF294 nucleotidyltransferase-like domain-containing protein — MVDDPADILHILTQNAPFDMLPDGKRRALAEKAQRVTVPAGHILFKEGAPIEGLYIVESGALDIEASNADLISQRGPGDIMGERGLLRDGRAMLTARVTEDSQLIVIPAKVFLALLEDSDELSAWFGRSAPTEGDRDEGPYATGLTALQVSDLMATTPVTCPESNTVTDVARVMRDKKISSVLVMEDTTLTGIVTVHDMTNKVLAEGLSGDISVAQVMTPRPMTITPDSLGLDALMMMSDHGINHLPVESRGRIVGMIGKTDLFRRQAATASHMIADIVQAEDAETMARVMERVPELLSQLVSAGTRPQAVTRRITDITDAITRRLLALGEEKLGPAPVPYLWLACGSQGRREQTGQSDQDNCLILHDDMTPEHDAYFANLAQFVSDGLNTCGFVYCPGDMMATNPRWRQPRRVWREYFKGWIAQPDNEAQMLASVMFDLRPIAGDESLFEDMQAEILRLARKNSIFVAHMISNSLKHTPPLSLFRGFALIRSGEHKNMVDLKHSGVVPVVDLGRIYALQGGFEAVNTLDRIEEARDRGVISKSGAHDLLDAYELIAETRLRHQAYQIRNGEAPDNFMAPGALSELERNHLRDAFMVIKTMQSAVGQGKGALG; from the coding sequence ATGGTAGACGACCCCGCAGACATTCTGCACATCCTGACCCAGAATGCCCCTTTTGACATGCTGCCCGACGGCAAGCGGCGCGCGCTTGCCGAAAAGGCGCAGCGTGTCACGGTGCCTGCGGGGCATATCCTGTTCAAGGAAGGTGCACCGATCGAGGGGCTTTATATTGTTGAAAGCGGGGCGCTTGATATTGAAGCCAGCAACGCCGACCTGATTTCGCAGCGGGGTCCGGGGGACATCATGGGCGAGCGTGGCCTGCTGCGGGATGGCCGTGCGATGCTGACGGCCCGTGTGACCGAAGACAGCCAGCTTATCGTGATTCCTGCAAAGGTTTTTCTGGCACTGCTGGAAGACAGTGACGAATTGTCGGCTTGGTTTGGCCGCTCAGCCCCGACCGAGGGCGACCGGGATGAAGGCCCTTATGCGACGGGTCTGACCGCCTTGCAGGTCTCGGACCTGATGGCGACAACGCCGGTGACCTGCCCGGAAAGCAACACGGTTACCGATGTTGCCCGCGTGATGCGGGACAAGAAGATTTCCTCGGTTCTGGTGATGGAGGATACCACCCTGACTGGGATCGTCACCGTACATGACATGACCAATAAAGTGCTGGCCGAGGGCCTGAGCGGGGATATATCGGTGGCGCAGGTCATGACGCCGAGGCCGATGACGATCACGCCCGATAGCCTTGGGCTGGATGCGTTGATGATGATGTCGGATCACGGGATCAACCACCTGCCCGTGGAATCGCGGGGCCGCATCGTGGGGATGATCGGTAAGACCGATCTCTTCCGTCGCCAGGCCGCCACGGCCAGCCACATGATCGCCGATATCGTGCAGGCCGAAGATGCCGAGACCATGGCGCGTGTCATGGAGCGTGTGCCGGAACTCTTGTCGCAACTCGTCAGTGCGGGCACCCGGCCACAGGCGGTGACACGCCGGATCACCGACATAACTGATGCGATCACCCGCCGCCTTCTGGCTCTTGGCGAGGAAAAACTCGGCCCGGCGCCGGTGCCGTATCTTTGGCTGGCTTGCGGTAGCCAGGGACGGCGCGAACAAACCGGGCAATCGGATCAGGATAACTGCCTAATCCTGCATGATGACATGACGCCTGAACACGATGCTTATTTTGCCAATCTGGCGCAATTCGTGAGTGACGGCCTCAATACCTGTGGATTCGTCTATTGCCCCGGTGACATGATGGCCACCAACCCCCGCTGGCGGCAACCCCGCCGCGTTTGGCGCGAGTATTTCAAGGGATGGATCGCGCAACCCGACAATGAGGCACAGATGCTGGCCTCGGTCATGTTCGATTTGCGCCCGATTGCGGGCGATGAAAGCCTGTTCGAAGACATGCAGGCAGAAATTCTACGCCTTGCGCGCAAGAACTCGATCTTCGTGGCGCACATGATTTCCAACTCCCTCAAACACACGCCGCCCCTCAGCCTGTTCAGGGGGTTTGCCCTGATCCGGTCGGGCGAACACAAGAACATGGTAGACCTCAAGCATTCCGGCGTGGTGCCGGTGGTCGATCTGGGCCGGATTTATGCCCTTCAGGGCGGGTTCGAGGCGGTGAATACACTGGATCGTATCGAAGAGGCACGTGATAGGGGCGTGATTTCCAAATCGGGCGCCCATGACCTTTTGGATGCCTACGAGTTGATTGCTGAAACCCGTTTGCGCCATCAGGCCTATCAAATCCGCAACGGTGAGGCGCCGGATAACTTTATGGCGCCCGGGGCGCTTTCGGAACTGGAACGCAACCACCTGCGCGATGCCTTCATGGTGATCAAGACCATGCAATCGGCGGTCGGGCAGGGCAAAGGCGCATTGGGGTAA
- a CDS encoding YciI family protein, which translates to MLIALIARDKPGALNIRKANREAHLAYIKETGVVAQAGPLLDDAGEMIGSLVILEVEDMAAAQGWADNDPYAKAGLFDSVELIPWKKVI; encoded by the coding sequence ATGCTGATTGCCCTGATCGCCCGCGACAAGCCCGGCGCGCTGAACATTCGGAAAGCCAACCGTGAGGCGCATCTTGCATATATCAAAGAAACCGGCGTGGTCGCGCAGGCCGGGCCGCTTTTGGATGATGCAGGCGAGATGATCGGCTCTCTGGTCATTCTTGAGGTCGAGGATATGGCGGCCGCGCAGGGATGGGCCGATAATGACCCTTATGCCAAGGCGGGGTTGTTCGATTCAGTCGAATTGATCCCGTGGAAAAAGGTGATCTGA
- a CDS encoding sodium:solute symporter family protein encodes MDQFTLNLLFVGASFALYIGIAIWARAGSTSEFYAAGRGVHPVTNGMATAADWMSAASFISMAGLIAFTGYDNSSFLMGWTGGYVLLALLLAPYLRKFGKFTVSEFIGDRFYSPTARLVAVICLIVASTTYVIGQMTGVGVAFGRFLEVDNTTGLLIGACVVFAYAVFGGMKGVTYTQVAQYVVLILAYTIPAIFISLQLTGNPIPALGLFGDHAASGEPLLAKLDQIVTELGFNEYTAHHADTLNMVLFTLSLMIGTAGLPHVIMRFFTVPKVADARWSAGWALVFIALLYLTAPAVGAMARLNITELMWPEGTSGQAVSVEQIESDPAYDWMATWQTTGLLGWEDKNGDGRIQYYNDGNAEMQAKAAEAGWEGNELTNFNRDILVLANPEIANLPGWVIGLVAAGGLAAALSTAAGLLLAISSAVSHDLIKGQFNPNISEKGELLSARVAMAVAIVVASYLGLNPPGFAAQTVALAFGLAAASIFPALMMGIFTKVNNKGAVAGMLAGLIVTLVYIFLHKGWFFIPGTNSFTDADPLLGTIKSTSFGAVGAMINFAVAFIVSKSSDPIPQEIDDLVESVRVPKGAGAAAADH; translated from the coding sequence ATGGATCAGTTTACACTTAACCTGCTTTTCGTTGGCGCGTCTTTCGCGCTTTATATCGGTATCGCCATCTGGGCGCGTGCCGGATCGACCAGTGAATTCTATGCCGCCGGGCGTGGTGTTCACCCTGTCACCAACGGTATGGCAACTGCGGCTGACTGGATGTCGGCGGCCTCGTTCATCTCGATGGCGGGCCTGATCGCCTTTACCGGCTATGACAACTCGTCCTTCCTGATGGGCTGGACTGGTGGTTATGTGCTTCTGGCGCTGTTGCTGGCCCCGTACCTGCGGAAGTTCGGCAAGTTCACCGTGTCGGAGTTCATCGGTGATCGCTTCTACAGCCCCACGGCGCGCCTTGTGGCCGTGATCTGTTTGATCGTCGCCTCGACGACCTATGTGATCGGCCAGATGACCGGCGTGGGCGTGGCCTTTGGCCGCTTCCTTGAGGTCGACAACACGACCGGCCTGTTGATCGGGGCCTGTGTGGTCTTCGCCTATGCCGTTTTCGGCGGCATGAAGGGCGTGACCTATACGCAGGTGGCGCAATATGTCGTGCTTATCCTTGCCTACACCATCCCTGCGATCTTCATCTCGCTGCAACTGACCGGCAACCCGATTCCGGCCCTTGGCCTGTTCGGTGATCATGCCGCATCGGGTGAGCCGCTTCTGGCCAAGCTGGACCAGATCGTGACCGAGCTGGGCTTTAACGAGTACACGGCGCACCACGCCGATACGCTGAACATGGTGCTGTTCACCCTGTCGCTGATGATCGGGACCGCCGGTCTGCCGCACGTGATCATGCGCTTTTTCACCGTGCCGAAAGTGGCGGATGCCCGTTGGTCGGCCGGTTGGGCGCTTGTCTTTATCGCCTTGCTTTACCTCACGGCCCCGGCTGTGGGTGCCATGGCGCGTCTCAACATCACCGAGCTGATGTGGCCGGAAGGCACAAGCGGTCAGGCCGTTTCGGTCGAACAGATCGAAAGCGATCCGGCGTATGACTGGATGGCGACGTGGCAGACGACCGGCCTTCTGGGTTGGGAAGACAAGAACGGCGATGGCCGTATTCAGTATTACAATGATGGTAATGCCGAGATGCAGGCCAAGGCCGCCGAAGCCGGTTGGGAAGGCAACGAGCTGACCAATTTCAACCGCGACATCCTTGTTCTGGCCAACCCCGAGATCGCCAACCTGCCGGGTTGGGTGATCGGCTTGGTGGCGGCTGGTGGTCTGGCCGCGGCCCTGTCCACGGCGGCGGGCCTGTTGCTGGCGATTTCCTCGGCGGTAAGCCACGACCTGATCAAGGGTCAGTTCAACCCGAACATCAGCGAAAAGGGTGAACTTCTGTCGGCCCGTGTCGCGATGGCGGTGGCCATTGTCGTGGCCTCCTACCTGGGGCTGAACCCGCCGGGCTTTGCGGCGCAGACGGTGGCGCTTGCCTTCGGTCTGGCTGCGGCCTCGATCTTCCCGGCGCTGATGATGGGCATCTTTACCAAGGTGAACAACAAGGGCGCCGTGGCGGGGATGCTGGCCGGTCTGATCGTGACGCTGGTCTATATCTTCCTGCACAAGGGGTGGTTCTTCATCCCCGGCACGAACAGCTTCACCGATGCCGATCCGCTGCTTGGCACGATCAAGTCGACCTCCTTCGGGGCAGTCGGTGCGATGATCAACTTCGCGGTGGCCTTCATCGTGTCGAAGTCGTCCGATCCGATCCCGCAGGAAATCGACGATCTGGTCGAAAGTGTCCGCGTGCCAAAAGGGGCAGGCGCGGCAGCCGCCGACCACTAA
- a CDS encoding NAD(P)H-dependent glycerol-3-phosphate dehydrogenase: MITVMGAGAFGTALAVSLSRNGPVRLWAHDARHVEAMQRTGQNERRLPGVPLPTNITFCAGLETFSSEDTVLLAVPMQRLRGVLEGHRGVLSQARLVACCKGMELSTGKGPVQIVQEICHAATPAILTGPSFAADIAKGLPTALTLACADVRAGEALQQALTTPNLRIYRTSDTIGAELGGALKNVMAIGAGVVMGAALGDSARAALMTRGFAEMTRMAVALGAEPETLAGLSGFGDLVLTCTSEQSRNYRFGLSLGRNEAFDPSVTVEGAATARAVHEKAQALGLEMPITTAITGLISGELQVDQAMDMLLSRPLKEE, from the coding sequence ATGATCACGGTGATGGGCGCGGGCGCTTTTGGTACGGCCTTGGCGGTATCCCTGTCCCGGAATGGGCCGGTTCGCCTGTGGGCGCATGACGCGCGCCATGTCGAGGCAATGCAACGCACAGGGCAGAACGAACGGCGTTTGCCGGGGGTTCCACTGCCAACAAATATCACGTTTTGTGCCGGGTTAGAGACGTTTTCAAGTGAGGATACGGTCCTTCTGGCGGTTCCCATGCAGCGCCTGCGCGGCGTGCTTGAAGGGCATCGGGGCGTGCTTTCGCAAGCCCGTCTTGTGGCCTGTTGCAAGGGTATGGAACTGAGTACCGGCAAAGGCCCCGTTCAGATCGTTCAGGAGATTTGCCACGCCGCGACACCCGCGATCCTGACCGGGCCATCGTTTGCGGCGGATATCGCCAAGGGCCTTCCGACGGCGCTGACCCTCGCCTGTGCGGATGTTCGGGCTGGGGAAGCCCTTCAGCAGGCCCTGACAACGCCCAACCTGCGGATTTATCGCACCAGCGATACCATCGGGGCCGAGCTTGGCGGGGCTTTGAAGAATGTCATGGCCATCGGGGCGGGTGTCGTCATGGGCGCGGCCTTGGGGGACAGTGCCCGCGCCGCCCTGATGACCCGTGGCTTTGCCGAGATGACACGCATGGCCGTGGCCTTGGGCGCCGAGCCCGAGACCCTGGCAGGCCTGTCGGGATTCGGTGATCTGGTTCTGACCTGTACTTCGGAGCAATCCAGAAACTACCGTTTCGGGCTGAGTTTGGGCCGAAACGAAGCCTTTGATCCGTCGGTTACCGTAGAGGGCGCGGCAACGGCCCGTGCGGTGCACGAAAAGGCGCAGGCCCTTGGCCTTGAAATGCCGATCACGACCGCGATCACCGGGTTGATATCTGGGGAATTGCAGGTGGATCAGGCGATGGATATGCTTTTGTCACGACCATTGAAGGAAGAATGA
- a CDS encoding EVE domain-containing protein, with protein MRYWLFKSEPSTWSWDDQKAKGDTGEEWDGVRNYQARNFMREMAVGDRGFFYHSQKEKAVVGIVEVIAEAHPDSTTDDPRWECVDIKAIESVKTPVTLDMIKQDERLADMVLVKNSRLSVQPVSDAEWRIVRELAGLPA; from the coding sequence ATGCGGTATTGGCTGTTCAAATCCGAACCCTCGACATGGAGCTGGGACGACCAGAAGGCCAAGGGCGACACCGGCGAGGAATGGGATGGTGTGCGCAATTATCAGGCCCGCAATTTCATGCGCGAGATGGCCGTGGGCGACCGCGGCTTTTTCTACCACAGCCAAAAGGAAAAGGCGGTTGTCGGGATTGTCGAAGTGATCGCCGAGGCCCACCCCGACAGCACAACCGACGATCCGCGTTGGGAATGCGTGGACATCAAGGCAATTGAGAGTGTCAAAACACCTGTGACGCTGGACATGATCAAGCAGGATGAGCGGCTGGCCGATATGGTGCTTGTCAAGAACTCACGCCTGTCCGTTCAGCCAGTGAGCGATGCGGAGTGGCGTATTGTGCGCGAACTGGCAGGATTGCCTGCGTAA
- a CDS encoding adenylate kinase has protein sequence MDGPQASQSAANLILLGPPGAGKGTQARMLQERFGLVQLSTGDLLRAAVAAGTEAGKQAKAVMEAGNLVSDDIVIAILRDRLAEDDCARGVILDGFPRTTAQAEALDGLMAESGSKISAAISLEVDDDAMVTRVAGRFTCANCGEGYHDEFKQPRTEGKCDKCGGTDMTRRADDNAETVSQRLKAYHAQTAPLIAYYDNKGALKRVDAMGDIDAIAKELTAIVEQVVA, from the coding sequence ATGGACGGACCGCAAGCGTCGCAATCGGCGGCCAATCTTATTCTTTTGGGGCCGCCGGGCGCGGGCAAGGGTACGCAGGCCCGGATGCTGCAAGAGCGTTTCGGCCTTGTGCAGTTGAGCACCGGCGATCTGCTACGTGCTGCCGTGGCAGCAGGGACCGAGGCCGGTAAACAGGCCAAGGCCGTTATGGAGGCCGGTAATCTGGTGAGCGACGATATCGTCATTGCCATTCTTCGTGACCGGCTGGCCGAGGATGATTGCGCGCGTGGTGTGATCCTTGATGGCTTCCCGCGCACCACGGCGCAGGCCGAGGCCCTTGACGGGTTGATGGCGGAAAGCGGCAGCAAGATCAGTGCCGCGATCAGCCTTGAGGTGGACGACGACGCCATGGTCACCCGCGTTGCCGGGCGATTTACCTGTGCCAATTGCGGCGAAGGATACCACGACGAATTCAAGCAGCCCCGGACCGAGGGCAAATGCGACAAATGCGGTGGTACCGACATGACGCGCCGTGCCGATGACAACGCCGAAACCGTCTCGCAGCGGCTCAAGGCGTATCACGCACAGACTGCGCCGTTGATTGCTTACTACGACAACAAGGGTGCGCTGAAGCGTGTCGATGCGATGGGCGATATCGACGCCATCGCAAAAGAGCTGACCGCGATCGTCGAACAGGTGGTCGCGTAA
- a CDS encoding DUF4212 domain-containing protein codes for MSEESSNNAYWKANLRLIIGSLVIWALVSFGFGILLRPALSGIAVGGTDLGFWFAQQGSILVFLGLIFFYAWRMNKLDAEHGVGEE; via the coding sequence GTGTCCGAAGAGTCTTCTAACAACGCATATTGGAAAGCCAATCTGCGTCTTATTATCGGGAGCCTGGTAATCTGGGCCCTGGTGTCGTTCGGGTTCGGTATTCTGCTGCGCCCGGCCTTGTCGGGGATCGCCGTAGGCGGCACCGATCTGGGCTTCTGGTTCGCGCAGCAGGGGTCGATTCTGGTCTTTCTTGGCCTGATCTTCTTCTACGCTTGGCGCATGAACAAGCTGGACGCCGAACATGGCGTTGGCGAAGAGTGA
- a CDS encoding 3'-5' exonuclease, whose translation MRERFGLRLRFALFFAALALGGVAILVGALWLGHSRNGGPVDGYILAGLAAGFGILGLTAWIGYLFDENVARPILGLASDLNTRARADVGVGIDEQQARYLGALAPAAQAIHSALSDAREAQERAIARETDHLAREKALFEALLRDLAEGVVVVTPDNRLMLFNRAAEELLGDLGLDRPLRSYLRLDPVEHAIERLNRGLARGQTEAESFLVPTVDGERFLLGRVSPVLSGEDRLGHVLIFHDATEDLQAHAERDHLFNTLMEEVRRPAAAMGAVLDVLQSDADIPLKTRATFDAAMNEELNRLFNCLRQMEERHGRITTRHWPMSKVAADDIFEGLKARVDRPVDADGGVHFLRCDGFAIMEVLARVVQGLSQDAQRLAMGLRAERHGHEVWVSLEWQGTEVRESDLDAWLKQPLSESYGAYSGRDVLEGHRTEIWSETGGYGHRIVLPLEASGAPALASGDVRPEFYDFNLPTSGGEMADRPLSELSFVVFDTETTGLAPSGGDRIVQIAGVRIVNGRILHGEVFDTLVNPGCTIPAASTKVHGINDDMVREAPDIVGAGKAFHRYCDGGVLVAHNAPFDMAFLRRDEKMIGHSFDHPVLCTVLLSAALYEHTGQHTLDALAERFGVSIPPNLRHTALGDAMATAEVFLQMIGVMEAAGIHTLGDAIAAGQRMTKIRKAQDY comes from the coding sequence ATGCGTGAACGCTTTGGCCTGCGGCTTCGGTTTGCCCTGTTCTTTGCGGCACTTGCGCTTGGCGGTGTTGCTATTCTCGTGGGTGCGCTTTGGTTGGGACATAGCCGAAATGGCGGCCCTGTGGACGGGTACATTTTGGCCGGGCTTGCGGCGGGCTTTGGTATCCTCGGGCTAACCGCTTGGATTGGCTACCTTTTTGACGAGAATGTCGCCCGCCCCATCCTTGGGCTGGCCTCGGATCTCAATACCCGTGCGCGGGCCGATGTGGGCGTTGGGATTGACGAACAGCAGGCGCGGTATTTGGGGGCTCTTGCCCCTGCGGCGCAGGCAATCCATTCGGCACTGTCCGACGCGCGGGAGGCACAGGAGCGTGCGATTGCACGTGAAACCGACCATCTGGCGCGTGAAAAGGCCCTTTTCGAGGCATTGTTGCGCGATCTGGCCGAAGGAGTTGTCGTTGTCACGCCGGACAACCGCCTGATGCTGTTCAACCGTGCGGCAGAAGAGTTGCTGGGCGATCTGGGATTGGACCGGCCTTTGCGGAGTTACCTGCGGCTTGATCCTGTGGAGCATGCGATCGAACGTCTGAACAGGGGCCTTGCGCGTGGCCAGACAGAGGCCGAAAGCTTCCTTGTGCCGACCGTGGACGGTGAGCGATTCCTGCTGGGCCGTGTCAGCCCGGTTTTATCGGGCGAGGATCGTCTGGGCCATGTCTTGATCTTCCATGATGCGACAGAGGATTTACAAGCCCACGCAGAGCGCGACCACCTGTTCAACACCCTGATGGAAGAGGTGCGCCGCCCGGCGGCGGCGATGGGTGCGGTTCTGGATGTCTTGCAGTCGGACGCGGATATTCCGCTTAAGACCCGCGCCACCTTCGATGCTGCGATGAATGAAGAATTGAACCGCCTTTTCAATTGCTTGCGCCAGATGGAAGAACGCCACGGGCGGATCACAACACGCCATTGGCCTATGTCCAAGGTTGCGGCCGATGATATATTTGAAGGCCTGAAAGCCCGTGTTGATCGGCCCGTTGATGCAGATGGCGGGGTGCATTTTTTGCGTTGTGATGGTTTCGCGATCATGGAGGTGCTGGCGCGGGTTGTGCAGGGGTTGTCGCAGGATGCTCAGCGTCTTGCCATGGGCCTGCGGGCCGAACGGCATGGCCATGAGGTTTGGGTTAGCTTGGAGTGGCAGGGAACCGAGGTCAGGGAAAGTGACTTGGACGCTTGGTTGAAACAGCCTCTGTCGGAAAGCTATGGGGCGTATTCGGGCCGGGATGTACTTGAAGGGCATCGCACGGAAATCTGGTCGGAAACAGGGGGTTACGGGCACCGCATCGTGCTTCCACTCGAAGCGTCGGGGGCGCCCGCCTTGGCCTCGGGGGACGTGCGGCCTGAGTTTTATGACTTCAATCTTCCGACCTCCGGCGGGGAGATGGCAGACCGGCCTTTGTCGGAGTTGTCTTTCGTGGTGTTCGATACCGAAACCACCGGCCTTGCGCCAAGTGGCGGAGACAGGATCGTGCAGATAGCCGGGGTCCGGATCGTCAATGGCCGTATCCTGCACGGCGAGGTTTTCGATACACTGGTCAACCCCGGTTGCACGATCCCTGCGGCCTCGACAAAGGTGCATGGGATCAATGATGACATGGTTCGTGAAGCACCAGATATAGTAGGTGCCGGGAAAGCATTTCATAGGTATTGTGACGGCGGCGTGCTTGTCGCCCATAATGCGCCTTTCGACATGGCTTTCTTGCGGCGCGATGAGAAGATGATCGGGCATAGCTTTGATCATCCGGTTTTATGCACTGTTCTTCTGTCGGCGGCACTTTATGAACATACCGGCCAGCATACGCTGGATGCCTTGGCCGAGCGGTTCGGGGTGAGCATCCCGCCGAATCTGAGGCACACCGCCTTGGGGGATGCGATGGCTACGGCCGAGGTCTTCTTGCAGATGATCGGCGTGATGGAGGCGGCGGGAATACACACCCTTGGCGATGCCATTGCCGCCGGTCAGCGGATGACGAAAATCCGCAAGGCGCAGGATTACTGA
- the tsaD gene encoding tRNA (adenosine(37)-N6)-threonylcarbamoyltransferase complex transferase subunit TsaD — MNKTLTILGLESSCDDTAAAIVRVGPDGPEVLSSIVHGQTALHEDFGGVVPEIAARAHAEKLDTSVAAAMTEAGVGFGDLDAVAVTSGPGLIGGVLSGVMCAKGIAAGTGLPLIGVNHLAGHALTPRLTDGVAYPYLMLLVSGGHCQFLIVRGPEDFTRLGGTIDDAPGEAFDKVARLLGLVQPGGPAVEREAANGDAGRFRLPRPLLDRPGCDMSFSGLKTAVLRARDALVAEKGGLTRRDRADLCAGFQAAVVDVLAEKTRRAMALYCQENPAEPVIAVAGGVAANGAIRAELETVAAQFEARFLAPPLKLCTDNAAMIAYAGAELFALGRRDGMDLAARPRWPLDQSRPGMLGGGKKGAKA, encoded by the coding sequence GGACCAGATGGGCCCGAGGTTTTGTCGTCCATAGTGCACGGGCAGACCGCCCTGCACGAGGATTTTGGCGGTGTCGTGCCCGAGATCGCGGCAAGGGCCCATGCCGAGAAGCTGGATACTTCGGTAGCTGCGGCTATGACGGAGGCTGGTGTTGGATTTGGCGATCTCGATGCCGTGGCCGTGACATCGGGGCCTGGCCTGATCGGCGGGGTCCTGTCCGGCGTGATGTGCGCCAAGGGGATCGCGGCGGGCACTGGCCTGCCCTTGATCGGGGTGAACCATTTGGCCGGGCACGCCCTGACGCCGCGCCTGACGGATGGGGTGGCTTATCCTTACCTGATGCTTCTGGTGTCGGGGGGGCATTGCCAGTTCCTGATTGTACGCGGCCCCGAGGATTTTACCCGGCTCGGTGGCACGATCGATGATGCGCCGGGTGAGGCATTTGACAAGGTCGCCCGTCTTCTGGGCCTAGTGCAGCCCGGTGGCCCGGCGGTCGAGCGTGAGGCGGCGAATGGTGATGCGGGGCGGTTCAGGCTGCCGCGGCCTCTGCTGGACCGGCCCGGTTGCGATATGTCCTTCTCCGGGTTGAAAACCGCGGTTCTGCGTGCACGGGATGCTTTGGTGGCCGAGAAAGGCGGATTGACGCGTCGGGATCGGGCCGATCTTTGCGCCGGGTTTCAGGCGGCCGTGGTGGATGTTCTGGCCGAAAAGACACGCCGCGCCATGGCGCTTTATTGTCAGGAAAACCCGGCAGAGCCAGTGATTGCCGTGGCTGGCGGTGTTGCCGCCAATGGGGCAATTCGGGCGGAATTAGAGACTGTTGCAGCGCAGTTCGAGGCAAGATTCCTGGCGCCGCCCCTGAAACTTTGCACCGATAACGCGGCGATGATTGCCTATGCCGGTGCGGAACTGTTCGCTTTGGGTCGGCGTGACGGGATGGACCTTGCGGCGCGTCCCCGGTGGCCGTTGGATCAAAGCCGCCCGGGGATGTTGGGCGGTGGCAAGAAGGGGGCCAAGGCATGA